Proteins encoded in a region of the Carassius auratus strain Wakin unplaced genomic scaffold, ASM336829v1 scaf_tig00006185, whole genome shotgun sequence genome:
- the LOC113071161 gene encoding contactin-1-like, with amino-acid sequence MVTPAMLLCVLSYFFLSAAAIKPRIFEPRIFDKEATGFGPIFEEEPLDTVYAEDSPENKISMNCRARANPPALIKWWLNNWEIKLMEQPDEHFSLVGGNLVITNPDKGKHAGKYVCVAKNVYGTVISKEATVKFGYLNQFPTDEREPVHVKEGQGAVLLCSPPSRYPSEVLFRWIYNDFPNFIIPDQRRFVSQTTGNMYIAKVEASDVGNYSCFVSSPTIGKSVFSMPIPLLPQIEKEVKRYPADIRVKFPKTYALVHQNITLECFALGNPLPHIRWRKLDADLPPNYEVSMNGALLHLINVQYEDEGSYECETLNVKGMDWYRQWLYVEGAPEWAEHINDTEKDVGSELTLRCVAVGKPLPWIRWLKDGYSYGKGELKFSSLTFEDSGMYQCVAENEWGTIYASAELRVVSCAPTFIYNPVKKVLLGAEKGRVVIECKPRAAPKPKFIWKRGSELLTNSSRMLIWDDGSLEILNVSKIDEGSYTCYAENDRGKSNSTGTLTITEATKITVAPSDTEAVVGDTAILQCSASFDPSLDITFIWTVDSYVINFYTDFEHYELLMGHENRGDLLIKNIQVRHAGHYSCTAQTIVDNATAEADVSVRGLPGPPGGVRVEEIGDTSVKLRWSLGSDHGSSLIQHVVQTRDFYALDPEDWKTASTSPVFLDGSAESATVLDLYPWMQYEFRVHAINEFGAGENSRPSIKIKTWDARPTVAPSDVIGQVGISGELIVTWTPVKPQFFFGKKFGYTVAFKQHEDYEWKWSTVEDPETRRYVYKESMTPDTEIQVKVSTYNNKGEGPSSLISVVYSPRLAPTEAPLDVYARQVTSTEALVWWLPVYQAPPNWVDGYQIRYWRKYDDNEAAASRVIVHRTINQTRLENMRPDSHYLIEVRAFNGAGLGPPSEHCEMFTRRPPPSRLLRVYKYVSFNRKWLYLYWDHIYNYWNESYVEGYKILFRKEGERYGKLYTTGRHYIDFPMPETGDYVIEVRARCEGGDGPISQIRVQGKASLGPESLSVAAVLLLALAWMNLGL; translated from the exons ATGGTGACCCCAGCCATGCTTCTGTGTGTGCTCTCTTACTTCTTCTTATCAGCCG ctgCAATTAAACCCAGGATATTTGAACCCAGAATTTTTGACA AGGAGGCCACAGGCTTTGGGCCCATTTTTGAGGAGGAGCCCTTGGACACAGTGTATGCGGAGGATTCACCAGAGAACAAAATCTCCATGAACTGCAGGGCGCGGGCCAACCCTCCGGCCCTTATCAA ATGGTGGTTAAACAACTGGGAAATTAAACTGATGGAACAGCCTGATGAGCACTTTAGCCTGGTGGGAGGAAACCTGGTCATCACCAACCCAGACAAGGGCAAGCATGCTGggaaatatgtgtgtgtggctAAGAACGTGTATGGCACTGTCATCAGCAAAGAGGCCACCGTCAAATTTGGAT ACCTCAACCAGTTCCCTACAGATGAGAGAGAGCCGGTACATGTTAAGGAAGGACAGGGAGCAGTGCTGCTGTGTTCTCCTCCCTCTCGCTATCCAA GTGAGGTGTTGTTCCGCTGGATCTACAACGACTTCCCCAACTTCATCATCCCAGACCAGAGGCGCTTCGTGTCTCAGACCACTGGGAATATGTACATAGCTAAAGTCGAGGCATCTGATGTTGGGAATTATTCTTGCTTTGTGTCCAGCCCCACCATCGGCAAGAGTGTTTTCAGCATGCCGATTCCTCTGCTTCCGCAAATAGAGA AGGAGGTAAAGCGCTATCCTGCTGATATCCGTGTGAAGTTCCCCAAGACTTATGCTTTGGTGCATCAGAACATCACTTTGGAGTGCTTTGCCCTCGGAAA TCCGCTCCCACACATCCGCTGGAGGAAGTTAGACGCTGATCTCCCGCCCAACTATGAGGTCAGCATGAACGGAGCTTTACTGCACCTGATTAACGTTCAGTACGAGGATGAAGGGAGCTACGAGTGCGAGACGCTCAACGTTAAAGGGATGGACTGGTATCGACAGTGGCTCTATGTGGAAG GTGCTCCAGAGTGGGCAGAGCACATCAATGACACGGAGAAAGATGTTGGAAGTGAACTCACTCTCAGATGTGTTGCTGTGGGGAAGCCTTTACCATGGATTCGCTGGCTGAAGGACGGCTATTCG TATGGCAAAGGTGAGCTGAAGTTCTCCAGTCTCACGTTTGAGGATTCGGGGATGTATCAGTgtgttgctgagaatgaatggGGGACCATCTATGCCAGCGCAGAGCTTCGAGTCGTCT CCTGCGCACCAACATTCATTTACAATCCAGTGAAGAAGGTTCTGCTCGGAGCTGAAAAGGGCCGTGTGGTTATAGAGTGCAAACCCCGCGCTGCTCCTAAACCCAAGTTCATCTGGAAACGAGGCTCAGAGCTGCTGACCAACTCTTCAAG GATGTTAATTTGGGATGATGGAAGTCTGGAGATTCTGAACGTGTCAAAAATTGACGAGGGCTCGTACACATGCTATGCAGAGAATGACCGCGGCAAATCCAACAGCACAGGGACCCTCACTATCACCG AGGCCACCAAAATCACGGTGGCTCCATCAGACACTGAGGCGGTTGTAGGAGACACCGCGATTCTCCAGTGCTCTGCATCATTTGATCCCAGCCTGGACATCACCTTCATCTGGACTGTTGATTCCTACGTCATCAACTTCTACACAGACTTCGAACACTACGAGCTGCTCATG ggtcACGAGAACAGAGGAGACCTGTTGATCAAGAACATTCAGGTGAGGCATGCAGGACACTATTCCTGCACAGCTCAGACTATAGTGGACAACGCCACTGCAGAAGCTGATGTTTCTGTCAGAG GTCTCCCTGGTCCTCCAGGTGGTGTCCGTGTGGAAGAGATTGGAGACACGTCAGTAAAACTACGATGGAGTCTGGGATCAGACCACGGTAGTTCTCTTATCCAACATGTTGTACAAACACGAGACTTTTACGCCCTGGATCCAGAGGACTGGAAAACCGCATCCACCT CTCCTGTGTTTTTGGACGGATCTGCGGAGTCGGCCACCGTTCTTGACCTTTACCCCTGGATGCAATATGAATTCCGTGTGCATGCCATCAATGAATTTGGAGCAGGGGAAAACAGCCGCCCATCAATCAAAATCAAGACATGGGACGCCA GGCCTACAGTGGCTCCTTCTGATGTCATTGGGCAAGTTGGAATAAGCGGAGAGCTCATCGTGACCTGGACT CCTGTAAAGCCTCAGTTCTTCTTTGGTAAAAAATTTGGCTACACTGTGGCGTTTAAGCAGCATGAGGATTATGAATGGAAATGGTCAACTGTGGAGGATCCTGAGACTAGACGCTACGTCTACAAAGAGAGCATGACCCCAGACACCGAGATACAGGTCAAAGTGAGCACCTACAATAACAAAGGAGAAGGACCCTCAAGTCTTATATCGGTGGTCTACTCACCAAGGCTTG CGCCGACTGAAGCTCCATTAGACGTCTACGCCCGCCAGGTCACCTCTACAGAAGCTTTGGTCTGGTGGTTACCGGTCTACCAGGCGCCGCCAAACTGGGTCGACGGATACCAG ATTCGTTACTGGAGGAAGTACGATGATAATGAGGCTGCTGCCTCTCGAGTTATCGtgcacagaacaattaaccaaacaCGCCTGGAGAACATGCGGCCTGACTCCCACTACCTCATAGAGGTACGAGCGTTCAACGGAGCTGGGCTCGGGCCACCCAGCGAGCATTGTGAAATGTTCACCAGGAGACCAC CCCCGAGTCGCCTATTGAGAGTCTACAAATATGTCAGCTTCAATCGCAAATGGCTCTATCTGTACTGGGATCACATCTATAACTACTGGAATGAGTCCTATGTGGAGGGATACAAG ATTTTGTTCCGGAAGGAAGGAGAGCGTTATGGGAAGCTTTACACCACAGGCAGGCACTACATCGACTTTCCCATGCCAGAGACGGGCGATTACGTCATAGAGGTGCGAGCCCGCTGTGAGGGAGGTGATGGACCCATATCACAGATCAGAGTACAAG gGAAAGCCTCTCTGGGCCCTGAGTCTCTCAGCGTCGCCGCTGTCTTGCTGCTGGCACTGGCCTGGATGAATTTAGGCCTGTAG